A portion of the Intestinibacillus sp. Marseille-P6563 genome contains these proteins:
- a CDS encoding acetaldehyde dehydrogenase (acetylating), which translates to MQLYDKDLLSMQEVRELVGAAKKAQQELAEKSQEEVDRIVRSIADAGVRNARRLAEMAHEDTGFGIVEDKVVKNVFASRGVYEYIKDMKTIGELGRDEEKKLRIIAVPVGVIAGLIPSTNPTSTALFKAEIAIKAGNAIVFSPHPSALRCIRETVKVIRQAIAEAGGNENLVSCITIPTMQATDNLMKHPDTAMILATGGSAMVRAAYSSGTPAIGVGPGNGPAYIERTADIPLAVKRIIDSKTFDNGTICASEQSVICDADMRPAIQAEMEKQGAYFLNPEERAKLGKFILRANGTMNPEIVGRSVQTIAKLAGLDVPETARVLVADEDGVGRGHPYSNEKLGPILAFYTGTDYKDVCDICCTILRYEGKGHTFSMHTKDDSIVDYFAKRIPASRFMVNTPSALGGIGGSTGLMPSLTLGCGAVGGSATSENVSPMNLLDRRYVAYGLRELEDIRREMPNCSDGICQTTPEAMMDPSVVDAIVARIIERLQTVQ; encoded by the coding sequence ATGCAGCTTTATGATAAGGACCTTCTCTCCATGCAGGAAGTCCGCGAGCTGGTGGGCGCTGCCAAGAAAGCCCAGCAGGAACTGGCGGAAAAATCGCAGGAGGAAGTTGACCGCATCGTCCGCTCGATTGCCGACGCGGGCGTGCGCAATGCGCGCCGTCTGGCAGAGATGGCGCACGAGGACACCGGCTTTGGCATTGTAGAAGATAAAGTCGTGAAAAACGTCTTTGCCAGCCGGGGCGTCTATGAATATATCAAGGACATGAAAACCATCGGCGAACTCGGCCGCGACGAGGAGAAAAAACTGCGCATCATCGCCGTGCCGGTGGGTGTTATCGCGGGTCTGATCCCCTCGACCAACCCGACTTCGACCGCTTTGTTCAAGGCCGAGATCGCCATTAAGGCCGGCAACGCGATCGTCTTTTCCCCGCACCCGAGCGCGCTGCGCTGCATCCGGGAGACCGTTAAGGTCATCCGGCAGGCCATCGCCGAGGCGGGCGGCAATGAAAATCTAGTTTCCTGCATCACCATCCCGACCATGCAGGCGACCGACAACCTCATGAAACATCCGGATACGGCCATGATCCTGGCTACCGGCGGCAGCGCGATGGTACGCGCCGCGTATTCGTCCGGTACCCCGGCCATCGGCGTCGGTCCAGGCAACGGTCCGGCTTACATCGAACGCACGGCCGACATCCCGCTGGCTGTCAAGCGCATCATCGATTCCAAGACTTTTGATAACGGCACCATCTGCGCATCCGAGCAGTCGGTCATCTGCGACGCCGATATGCGGCCGGCCATCCAGGCTGAGATGGAAAAACAGGGCGCTTACTTCCTCAATCCGGAAGAACGCGCCAAGCTGGGCAAATTCATCCTGCGCGCCAACGGCACCATGAACCCCGAGATCGTGGGCCGCAGCGTGCAGACCATCGCCAAACTGGCGGGTCTGGATGTGCCCGAAACCGCCCGCGTCCTGGTCGCCGACGAGGACGGCGTAGGCCGCGGCCACCCGTATTCCAACGAGAAACTCGGCCCCATCCTCGCTTTCTACACCGGCACCGATTACAAGGATGTCTGCGACATCTGCTGCACCATCCTGCGGTATGAAGGCAAGGGCCACACCTTCTCGATGCACACCAAGGACGACAGCATCGTCGATTATTTCGCAAAACGCATCCCGGCTTCTCGCTTTATGGTCAACACCCCGTCCGCCCTCGGCGGCATCGGCGGTTCGACCGGCCTGATGCCTTCGCTGACACTGGGCTGCGGCGCGGTCGGCGGCAGCGCGACCAGCGAAAATGTCAGTCCGATGAATCTGCTCGACCGCCGGTATGTGGCGTATGGTCTGCGGGAACTCGAGGACATCCGCCGCGAGATGCCTAATTGTTCGGACGGTATCTGCCAGACAACGCCCGAAGCGATGATGGACCCGAGTGTGGTCGACGCGATTGTCGCGCGCATCATCGAGCGGCTGCAAACCGTTCAATAA
- the eutL gene encoding ethanolamine utilization microcompartment protein EutL: protein MKRDPVRATVLASKIIPNVSPDLAKQLNLSPDQKSLALLTTDCDDVGYTAVDEATKKADVKVVYAKSFYGGAANANTKLAGEFIGILAGPNPAEVKAGLQAAVDMVENVAYFISANEDDSIVYYAQCISRTGSYLSEGAGIQEGEALAYLIAPPLEAMYGVDAALKAADVKMCVLYAPPSETNFGGALLTGSQSACKSACEAFASAIEFVADNPRVE from the coding sequence ATGAAAAGAGACCCCGTAAGAGCGACTGTGCTGGCGTCGAAGATCATCCCGAACGTATCGCCCGACCTTGCCAAGCAGCTCAACCTCAGCCCCGACCAAAAATCCCTGGCCCTGCTGACGACCGACTGCGATGATGTCGGTTATACGGCGGTTGACGAAGCGACCAAGAAGGCAGACGTCAAGGTTGTCTATGCCAAGAGCTTCTATGGCGGCGCAGCCAATGCCAACACCAAGCTGGCCGGTGAATTCATCGGCATCCTGGCTGGTCCCAATCCGGCCGAAGTCAAGGCCGGCTTGCAGGCTGCGGTGGATATGGTCGAAAATGTTGCCTACTTCATCTCGGCTAACGAAGATGATTCGATCGTTTATTATGCGCAGTGCATTTCCCGCACCGGCTCGTACCTGTCCGAAGGCGCGGGCATCCAGGAAGGCGAAGCGCTGGCGTACCTGATCGCTCCCCCGCTGGAAGCCATGTATGGCGTGGATGCAGCGCTCAAGGCAGCGGACGTGAAGATGTGCGTACTGTACGCGCCCCCGTCTGAGACCAACTTCGGCGGCGCGCTGCTCACCGGCAGCCAGTCGGCCTGCAAATCGGCTTGCGAAGCCTTTGCCTCTGCGATCGAATTTGTAGCCGACAACCCGAGAGTCGAATAA
- a CDS encoding BMC domain-containing protein, with the protein MALVQALGMIETKGLVASVEAADAMVKAANVTLIGKVHVGGGLVTVMVRGDVGAVKAATDAGAAAAERVGELISVHVIPRPHNEVEFILPTLQG; encoded by the coding sequence ATGGCATTAGTACAAGCACTGGGTATGATCGAAACCAAAGGTCTGGTCGCTTCGGTCGAAGCGGCTGACGCCATGGTCAAGGCAGCCAACGTCACCCTGATCGGCAAGGTCCATGTCGGCGGCGGTCTGGTCACCGTGATGGTTCGCGGCGACGTCGGCGCGGTCAAGGCCGCAACGGACGCAGGCGCGGCAGCTGCTGAGCGTGTAGGCGAACTGATTTCGGTCCATGTCATCCCGCGTCCGCACAACGAGGTCGAATTCATCCTCCCGACGCTGCAGGGGTAA
- the eutC gene encoding ethanolamine ammonia-lyase subunit EutC: MDQKDLKAIIEQVLSEMNISGGAAASTVQAEPICCEHTTVEDGCIPDVTEVDIRTQYLVKNPAHGEEYAELKAHAPCRLGIGKAGARYKTDPQLQFRAAHSAAQDAVFNDVDHDFVENKMGLFIVQTQCDSKDVYLTRPDLGRKLSEEARKTILEKCKKSPRVQIYVADGLSSAAVAANIADLLPAILQGLQSYHIDAGTPFFVKYGRVGVMDEISELLDAEVTCTLIGERPGLITAESMSAYIAYRATVGMPEARRTVVSNIHRNGTIPAEAGAHIAEIIKIMLDKKASGTDLKL; encoded by the coding sequence ATGGATCAGAAGGATTTAAAAGCCATCATCGAGCAGGTGCTTTCTGAAATGAACATTTCGGGCGGTGCGGCCGCCTCGACGGTCCAGGCCGAACCCATCTGCTGTGAACATACCACAGTCGAAGACGGATGTATCCCGGACGTTACCGAAGTGGACATCCGAACCCAGTATCTCGTAAAAAATCCCGCTCATGGCGAGGAATATGCCGAACTCAAGGCGCATGCTCCCTGCCGTCTGGGCATCGGCAAGGCCGGCGCACGGTACAAAACCGACCCGCAGCTGCAATTCCGCGCCGCACACTCGGCGGCACAGGATGCAGTCTTTAACGACGTCGACCACGATTTCGTTGAAAATAAAATGGGCCTGTTCATCGTGCAGACCCAGTGCGACAGCAAGGACGTCTATCTGACCCGACCCGACCTGGGCCGTAAGCTCAGTGAGGAAGCCCGCAAGACCATCCTGGAGAAATGCAAGAAGAGCCCGCGCGTCCAGATCTATGTGGCAGACGGTCTGTCCTCGGCAGCCGTGGCGGCAAACATCGCCGACCTGCTGCCCGCAATCCTGCAGGGCCTGCAAAGCTACCACATCGACGCCGGCACACCGTTCTTTGTCAAGTATGGCCGCGTTGGTGTCATGGACGAGATCTCCGAACTGCTGGACGCCGAGGTCACCTGCACCCTGATCGGTGAACGCCCGGGCCTCATCACCGCCGAATCCATGTCGGCTTACATCGCCTACCGCGCAACCGTGGGCATGCCCGAAGCGCGCCGCACGGTGGTTTCCAACATCCACCGCAACGGTACCATTCCTGCCGAGGCAGGCGCCCATATTGCGGAGATCATCAAAATCATGCTGGACAAGAAGGCCAGCGGTACTGATCTGAAACTGTAA
- a CDS encoding BMC domain-containing protein — MNALGMIETRGLIGSIEAADAMLKAANVTLVSKTQVGGGLVTVMVEGDVGAVKAATDAGAAAAERVGELISVHVIPRPASDVAYILGDRVGAPPTPPEPPEPPAAPEAPSAPSEAAPPAPAPEEPAPVADEPVPEDRDLHKMTVAQLRSVARGLNTGLSRRDIRFAKKEELIARIEQAQEE; from the coding sequence ATGAATGCTCTGGGTATGATCGAAACGCGCGGTCTGATCGGTTCCATCGAAGCGGCCGACGCCATGCTCAAAGCGGCGAATGTCACCCTTGTGAGTAAAACACAGGTCGGCGGCGGCCTGGTCACCGTGATGGTGGAAGGCGATGTCGGCGCGGTCAAGGCCGCGACCGATGCTGGAGCTGCGGCGGCCGAACGGGTCGGTGAACTGATTTCGGTGCATGTCATCCCGCGTCCGGCCAGCGATGTCGCCTACATCCTGGGCGACCGGGTGGGCGCTCCCCCGACGCCGCCCGAGCCCCCGGAACCTCCCGCGGCACCCGAAGCGCCTTCCGCACCGTCTGAGGCGGCCCCACCGGCTCCGGCTCCCGAAGAACCCGCCCCCGTGGCGGACGAACCGGTTCCTGAAGACCGGGACCTGCACAAGATGACGGTGGCGCAGCTCCGCTCGGTAGCCCGGGGGCTGAATACCGGCCTATCGCGCCGCGACATCCGCTTTGCCAAGAAAGAAGAACTGATCGCACGGATCGAGCAGGCACAGGAGGAATAG
- a CDS encoding BMC domain-containing protein, with translation MAAMQALGMIETKGLVASVEAADAMVKAANVTLIGKVHVGGGLVTVMVRGDVGAVKAATDAGAAAAERVGELISVHVIPRPHEEVEFILPSLG, from the coding sequence ATGGCAGCAATGCAGGCTTTAGGTATGATCGAGACCAAGGGTCTGGTCGCTTCGGTCGAAGCGGCTGACGCCATGGTTAAGGCGGCTAACGTCACCTTGATTGGCAAGGTGCATGTTGGCGGCGGCTTGGTCACCGTTATGGTACGCGGCGACGTCGGCGCGGTCAAGGCCGCGACCGATGCAGGTGCCGCAGCGGCCGAACGGGTCGGCGAACTGATTTCGGTTCACGTCATCCCGCGTCCGCACGAAGAAGTGGAATTTATCCTGCCCTCGCTCGGCTAA
- a CDS encoding sensor histidine kinase, with protein sequence MDQIAALCKQYTNLTDEEIAIIQGMAVVLQPLANLEDADIFVDCPTPDGDAIVVAEAKPDGVPSSYKKTVVGLLAKPENEPAVARTFMLGVATKQMKAVTQESTHVIQSVEPIKNGNRVIGVLIREKRDEQRAVREKLHLSEESFQYMANMITHLSDETSWLPECIDEALLIVSDEGIVTFRNSLAKELYTKLGYVEDVLGQKYENFRLVDQSQDMDPDDGYTAVEVMVGQYSLAIKRIQIQAGDIAFAVILRDITFQREQAKQLILKSVAIKEMHHRVKNNLQTIASLLRLQIRRTDNASTKQVLCESMNRILSIAATHELLAQCGIDQVMIGEVIVNIKNNAVRYFAPQYFDLNISLEGDNFKVDSEIATSIALVINELLQNSLKYAFTDRKKGSIRIIVTQGELYSRIQVIDDGCGFMVGAADNDRLGLSIVQSLVKDKLRGKLTIESGSTGTCVAFDFKNEMMDLTGAP encoded by the coding sequence ATGGACCAGATCGCAGCATTATGTAAACAATACACCAACCTGACCGATGAAGAGATCGCCATCATCCAGGGCATGGCCGTGGTTTTGCAGCCGCTGGCCAATCTGGAAGATGCCGACATCTTTGTCGACTGCCCCACCCCGGACGGCGATGCCATCGTGGTCGCCGAAGCCAAACCCGACGGCGTGCCTTCTTCCTACAAAAAGACGGTCGTTGGCCTGCTGGCCAAGCCGGAAAACGAACCGGCGGTCGCCCGCACCTTTATGCTGGGCGTAGCCACCAAGCAGATGAAGGCCGTCACCCAGGAAAGCACCCACGTCATCCAGTCGGTCGAACCGATCAAAAACGGCAACCGGGTCATTGGGGTGCTCATCCGCGAAAAGCGGGACGAGCAACGCGCCGTGCGCGAAAAATTGCACCTATCTGAGGAAAGTTTTCAATACATGGCCAACATGATTACCCATCTATCCGATGAAACCAGTTGGCTGCCCGAGTGCATCGACGAAGCGCTTCTCATTGTCAGCGATGAGGGCATCGTCACCTTCCGAAACTCGCTGGCCAAGGAGCTTTACACCAAACTCGGCTATGTCGAGGATGTGTTAGGGCAAAAATATGAAAACTTCCGGCTGGTCGACCAGTCGCAGGATATGGACCCGGACGACGGCTATACAGCGGTCGAAGTGATGGTGGGACAGTATTCCCTAGCCATCAAGCGCATCCAAATCCAGGCAGGCGACATCGCTTTTGCGGTCATCCTGCGCGACATCACCTTCCAGCGCGAACAAGCCAAACAGCTCATTTTAAAATCGGTGGCCATCAAAGAGATGCACCACCGAGTGAAGAATAATTTGCAGACCATCGCCAGCCTGCTGCGTTTGCAGATCCGGCGGACCGACAATGCGTCCACCAAACAGGTCCTGTGCGAGAGCATGAACCGTATTTTGTCGATCGCGGCCACCCACGAATTGCTCGCCCAGTGCGGCATCGACCAGGTCATGATCGGCGAAGTCATCGTCAACATCAAAAACAACGCGGTGCGCTATTTTGCGCCCCAGTATTTCGACCTGAATATCTCGCTCGAGGGCGATAATTTCAAGGTCGATTCGGAAATTGCCACCTCGATTGCCCTTGTCATCAACGAACTGTTGCAAAACTCGCTCAAATATGCGTTTACCGACCGCAAAAAGGGGTCGATTCGCATCATCGTGACGCAAGGGGAACTCTATTCCCGCATTCAGGTCATCGACGATGGGTGCGGCTTCATGGTCGGCGCAGCCGACAACGACCGGCTGGGACTGAGCATTGTGCAGTCGCTGGTCAAAGACAAGCTGCGCGGCAAACTGACCATTGAGTCGGGCAGCACAGGCACCTGTGTCGCCTTTGATTTTAAAAATGAAATGATGGACCTGACCGGCGCGCCGTAG
- a CDS encoding PduL/EutD family phosphate acyltransferase, with product MEQIIQAVLSAISRAGLVEVEVSARHVHLTREHLEVLFGKGAELTPKRPLSQPGQFLSEERVTLIGPKGRKERTAILGPIRPATQVELSKSDCVELGVKAPVRESGDVAGSGSITIEGPCGSLTIDEGVIIAHNHVHLTPEVAQIMGVTDKQRVAVEVFSDRPVTFRDVIIRVSEKFSCRMHIDFDEANAALVSGFTLGKIIK from the coding sequence ATGGAACAGATCATTCAGGCTGTGCTCAGCGCCATCTCCCGCGCTGGCTTGGTGGAAGTCGAAGTTTCGGCCCGCCATGTCCATCTCACGCGCGAACATCTGGAAGTCCTGTTCGGCAAAGGCGCCGAACTGACCCCCAAGCGTCCGCTCTCCCAGCCCGGACAGTTCCTGTCCGAGGAACGGGTGACCCTCATCGGCCCTAAGGGCCGCAAGGAGCGCACCGCGATCTTAGGCCCCATCCGTCCGGCCACCCAGGTCGAGCTGTCCAAAAGCGACTGCGTAGAACTGGGCGTCAAAGCGCCGGTGCGCGAATCGGGCGACGTGGCCGGGTCGGGCTCTATTACGATCGAAGGTCCGTGCGGCTCGCTGACCATCGACGAAGGCGTCATCATCGCGCATAACCACGTCCATCTTACGCCCGAAGTGGCGCAGATCATGGGCGTGACCGACAAACAGCGCGTCGCGGTCGAGGTGTTCAGCGACCGGCCGGTCACCTTCCGGGATGTCATCATCCGCGTGAGTGAAAAATTCAGCTGCCGCATGCACATCGATTTCGATGAGGCCAACGCGGCACTGGTCAGCGGTTTTACGCTGGGTAAGATTATCAAGTAA
- a CDS encoding ethanolamine ammonia-lyase subunit EutB, which yields MILKTKLFGHTYEFKSLREVMAKANEEKSGDKLAGIAAEDAQERVAAKVVLSHITLNELRNNPAVPYEQDEVTRIIQDAVNETIFNQFKNMTVAEFREWLLDETTDGAMIRRASRGLTSEIVAAVCKLMSNLDLIYAAKKMRVSAHCNTTIGLPGTFSSRLQPNHTTDDPKGIMASVMEGLSLGCGDAVIGLNPVDDSVESVARILKSFDEFKNKWEVPTQICVLAHVTTQTEAADKFGAPIDLMFQSIAGSQKGNEAFGLTATMLDEGRDMMLHKGTSTGPNVMYFETGQGSELSSEAHNGWDQVTMEARCYGFAKRYQPFLVNTVVGFIGPEYLYDSKQVIRAGLEDHFMGKLTGVPMGCDACYTNHMKADQNDIENLATLLVAAGCNYIMGVPEGDDCMLMYQCTGYHEAAALREVFGLRPIKEFDQWLEKMGFSENGKLTPKAGDASVFMAK from the coding sequence GTGATACTGAAAACAAAGCTTTTTGGCCACACATATGAATTTAAGTCGCTCCGGGAAGTCATGGCAAAGGCCAACGAGGAAAAGTCGGGCGACAAGCTGGCCGGCATTGCTGCGGAAGACGCGCAGGAGCGTGTCGCCGCCAAAGTAGTCCTCTCCCACATTACCTTAAACGAACTGCGCAACAATCCGGCGGTACCGTATGAGCAGGACGAAGTGACCCGCATCATCCAGGATGCCGTCAATGAGACCATCTTCAATCAGTTCAAAAACATGACGGTCGCCGAGTTCCGCGAATGGCTGCTCGACGAAACCACCGACGGCGCGATGATCCGCCGCGCCTCCCGCGGTCTGACCAGTGAGATCGTTGCCGCGGTCTGCAAGCTGATGAGCAACCTCGACCTCATCTATGCGGCCAAGAAGATGCGCGTATCGGCTCACTGTAATACGACCATTGGTCTGCCGGGCACCTTCTCCTCCCGCTTGCAGCCAAACCACACCACCGATGACCCCAAGGGCATCATGGCGTCGGTGATGGAGGGTCTGTCCCTTGGCTGCGGCGACGCGGTCATTGGTCTCAACCCGGTCGATGACTCGGTCGAAAGCGTAGCACGCATCCTCAAGAGTTTTGACGAATTTAAAAATAAATGGGAAGTGCCGACGCAGATCTGCGTTCTGGCGCACGTGACCACCCAGACCGAGGCAGCTGACAAGTTCGGCGCCCCGATCGATCTGATGTTCCAGTCCATCGCCGGTTCCCAGAAGGGCAACGAGGCCTTTGGCCTGACCGCCACCATGCTGGACGAAGGCCGCGACATGATGCTGCACAAAGGCACCTCGACTGGCCCGAACGTTATGTACTTTGAAACCGGCCAAGGCTCCGAACTTTCTTCGGAAGCACACAATGGCTGGGACCAGGTGACCATGGAAGCGCGCTGCTACGGCTTTGCCAAGCGCTATCAGCCCTTCCTCGTCAACACGGTTGTCGGCTTCATCGGTCCGGAATACCTGTATGATTCCAAGCAGGTCATCCGTGCCGGTCTGGAAGACCACTTCATGGGTAAGCTGACCGGTGTACCTATGGGCTGCGACGCCTGCTACACCAACCACATGAAGGCCGACCAGAACGACATCGAAAACCTGGCCACCCTGCTGGTTGCGGCGGGCTGCAACTACATCATGGGCGTCCCCGAGGGCGACGACTGCATGCTGATGTATCAGTGCACCGGCTACCACGAAGCAGCTGCCCTGCGTGAGGTCTTTGGCCTGCGCCCGATCAAGGAATTCGACCAGTGGCTGGAGAAGATGGGCTTCTCCGAAAACGGCAAGCTGACCCCCAAGGCGGGCGACGCTTCGGTCTTTATGGCAAAGTAA
- a CDS encoding ATP-binding protein: protein MNCLKVITEAVLRNELRGAEPETYYIPEGKILSPAAREYLQQRKIKISKDPPPAAPAAEAPPTPAADPAAPVAPQPKFVDYETGAFYLEKPEHMTHLYGNVLVPKSHPRILFRGKLDSLQAQIVLIQAELAESSGNEKIIDDLGDILTVLREMMRCDVLDEEFKNEIIIGLTHAELRERSHDPMRFFHIKQMLLPDYTMGKAYALLNQLRTQIRETEVAANQAFRDGKKCTRADIIEELNRLSSAVHIMMCMYLAGLYGKK, encoded by the coding sequence GTGAATTGTTTGAAGGTCATTACAGAAGCGGTTTTGCGCAACGAACTGCGCGGCGCCGAGCCGGAAACCTATTATATCCCCGAGGGAAAGATCCTCTCGCCGGCCGCCCGGGAATATTTGCAGCAGCGCAAAATCAAGATCTCCAAGGATCCGCCGCCCGCCGCACCTGCGGCTGAGGCGCCCCCAACGCCTGCGGCGGACCCAGCGGCACCTGTGGCGCCGCAGCCCAAATTCGTCGATTACGAGACCGGCGCCTTCTATCTGGAAAAGCCCGAGCATATGACCCATCTCTACGGCAATGTGCTCGTGCCCAAGAGCCATCCGCGCATCCTGTTCCGCGGCAAGCTGGACAGTTTGCAGGCGCAGATCGTGCTCATCCAGGCCGAACTCGCCGAGAGCAGCGGCAATGAAAAGATCATCGACGATCTGGGCGATATTCTGACCGTGCTGCGCGAAATGATGCGCTGCGATGTGCTGGATGAGGAATTCAAAAACGAAATCATCATCGGCCTGACACACGCCGAACTGCGCGAGCGGTCGCACGACCCCATGCGGTTCTTCCACATCAAGCAGATGCTGCTGCCCGACTACACCATGGGCAAGGCTTATGCGCTGCTCAACCAGCTGCGCACCCAGATTCGGGAAACCGAGGTGGCCGCCAATCAGGCATTCCGCGACGGCAAAAAATGCACCCGCGCGGACATCATCGAAGAACTCAACCGCCTGTCCAGCGCCGTGCACATCATGATGTGCATGTATCTGGCAGGCCTGTACGGCAAGAAGTAA
- the eutA gene encoding ethanolamine ammonia-lyase reactivating factor EutA — protein MQEIVQSVGIDIGTSTTQLVFSRLVIENLAGSYAVPRVSIVEKEVVYRSPIYFTPLLSSTEIDAEGVKRIVREQYAAAGMKPSDLQTGAVIITGDTARKQNANQVLAALSDMAGDFVVATAGPDLESVLSARGAGTDQISENERTVVANIDVGGGTSNIALFEKGTLRGVSCLDIGGRLIKIQDGKITWIFPKLQDFARKRGIALAPGDRADPDTLFRVCEHMADQLAQALFLKPQDAEHPGLYTNGGTSIPPQPAVRGVTFSGGVADYIYQPATEDVFRYGDIGVLLGRAIRQHPAFGQVVLYQAAETIRATVVGAGTHTTEVSGSTITYAREKLPIKNVPILKVAEEDEAMLETLSDSIRTQIPLYRPEGRPEQIAIAFSGRGRTSFAEIQALADAVISGAKEAIESPYPLILVVENDIGKVLGNALNVKLGREKDVICIDSIRTLSGDYIDIGEPLAGGHVVPVVIKTLIFNS, from the coding sequence ATGCAGGAAATTGTCCAAAGCGTGGGCATCGACATCGGTACCTCGACGACCCAGCTGGTATTCAGCCGCCTAGTCATCGAAAACCTGGCAGGCAGCTATGCGGTGCCGCGGGTCTCCATTGTCGAAAAAGAAGTGGTCTACCGCAGCCCGATCTATTTCACTCCCCTGCTCTCGTCCACCGAGATCGATGCCGAAGGGGTCAAACGAATCGTCCGCGAGCAATATGCGGCCGCTGGGATGAAGCCCTCGGATTTGCAGACCGGCGCGGTCATCATCACCGGCGATACCGCCCGCAAGCAGAATGCCAATCAGGTGCTTGCCGCCCTGTCTGATATGGCGGGCGATTTCGTGGTCGCTACGGCGGGGCCAGATTTGGAAAGCGTGCTGTCCGCCCGCGGCGCCGGCACCGACCAAATCTCGGAAAACGAGCGCACGGTAGTGGCCAACATCGATGTCGGCGGCGGCACCTCCAACATCGCGCTTTTTGAAAAAGGAACCCTTCGCGGGGTGAGCTGCCTGGACATCGGCGGCCGCCTCATTAAGATACAGGACGGGAAAATCACCTGGATTTTCCCCAAATTGCAGGACTTTGCCCGCAAACGGGGCATCGCGCTCGCCCCCGGCGACCGCGCCGACCCGGATACCTTGTTCCGTGTGTGCGAGCACATGGCCGACCAGCTGGCGCAAGCCCTGTTCCTCAAGCCGCAGGATGCCGAGCATCCGGGGCTGTATACCAACGGTGGTACGTCCATCCCGCCCCAGCCCGCCGTGCGCGGCGTGACCTTTTCGGGCGGTGTGGCGGACTATATTTATCAGCCGGCAACCGAAGACGTATTCCGTTACGGCGATATCGGCGTATTGCTCGGACGGGCGATCCGCCAGCATCCGGCGTTTGGGCAGGTCGTACTGTACCAGGCTGCCGAAACCATCCGGGCCACGGTGGTCGGTGCGGGAACGCACACGACCGAAGTGAGCGGCAGCACCATCACCTATGCCAGGGAAAAACTGCCGATCAAGAACGTGCCCATTTTGAAGGTAGCTGAGGAGGACGAAGCGATGCTGGAAACGCTTTCGGACTCCATCCGAACCCAAATCCCACTGTACCGGCCAGAAGGGCGGCCCGAGCAGATTGCCATTGCATTCTCCGGCCGCGGACGCACCAGCTTCGCGGAAATCCAGGCCCTGGCCGATGCGGTGATCTCAGGCGCAAAGGAGGCGATTGAATCCCCATATCCCTTGATTTTGGTGGTGGAAAACGATATCGGCAAGGTGCTGGGCAATGCACTCAACGTCAAACTCGGCCGCGAGAAAGACGTCATCTGCATCGACAGCATCCGCACCCTGAGCGGTGACTACATCGATATCGGCGAACCGCTGGCGGGTGGCCATGTGGTGCCCGTCGTAATCAAGACCCTGATCTTCAATTCTTAA
- a CDS encoding ANTAR domain-containing response regulator codes for MATASLRVVIADDEPITRMDLKELLEEKGYQVIGEATDGFDAIEICKGLRPDLVLMDIKMPLLDGLSAARIMNEEQFGAAIVLLTAYSEREFIDTAKEIGVSGYLVKPIDEKSIIPSIELAVARSNEIRKLQKNIAKVEERLESRSIIEKAKGQIMSRNGLCEEEAYAFIRKLSQTKNMSMRRVAEIILQARG; via the coding sequence ATGGCAACCGCTTCCCTACGCGTGGTGATCGCCGATGACGAACCGATCACGCGCATGGATTTAAAGGAATTACTCGAAGAAAAGGGCTACCAGGTCATCGGTGAAGCTACCGACGGCTTTGATGCCATTGAAATCTGCAAGGGCCTGAGGCCCGACCTGGTGCTTATGGATATCAAAATGCCGCTGCTCGACGGCCTGTCGGCGGCGCGCATCATGAACGAAGAACAATTCGGTGCAGCCATCGTACTGCTCACCGCATACAGCGAGCGGGAATTCATCGATACCGCCAAAGAGATCGGCGTGAGCGGTTATCTGGTCAAGCCGATCGACGAAAAATCCATCATTCCCAGCATTGAACTGGCGGTGGCACGCAGCAACGAGATTCGCAAGCTGCAAAAAAACATCGCCAAAGTGGAAGAGCGTCTGGAAAGCCGCAGCATCATCGAAAAGGCCAAGGGACAAATCATGTCCCGCAACGGCCTGTGCGAGGAAGAGGCCTATGCCTTTATCCGCAAGCTGAGCCAGACCAAAAACATGTCCATGCGCCGCGTGGCTGAGATCATTTTGCAGGCGAGAGGTTGA